The proteins below come from a single Demetria terragena DSM 11295 genomic window:
- a CDS encoding MATE family efflux transporter: protein MSNSVHPHREILRLAVPAFLTLVAEPLFLLADSAIVGHLGTVPLAGLGVASAALLTAANIFVFLAYGTTSVVARQIGAGRPLAALSAGLDGVWLATVIGAGAALVLAVFARPICSAFGASPEVLDQATIYVRVSALGLPAMLVVLAATGVLRGFQDTRTPLVAAVAGFGVNVVLNYLLVYPAGMGIAGAAWGTVIAQTGMATGLLIIVVRRARREGASLRPHPGRVLHAAWGGLPLLVRTLALRAAFLLTTWVAAGFGDAPLAAHQVALTIFGFLAFALDALAIAGQALTGKSLGAGDVAGTKEATRIMLWWGWWAGVVLGGIILALHQVLPRLFSPDEAVRDALAAALVVVALGQPIAGLVFVLDGVLIGAGDGFALAVVQVAVLVAYLPVLLLVRAHTADGGIGSLQLLWWSFTAFMAFRLIALWLRARTDRWLVVGA, encoded by the coding sequence GTGTCGAATTCGGTCCACCCGCACCGCGAGATTCTCCGGCTCGCCGTGCCCGCTTTCCTCACCCTGGTCGCCGAGCCACTGTTCCTGCTCGCCGATTCAGCCATCGTCGGCCACCTCGGGACCGTGCCCCTCGCCGGACTGGGCGTCGCGAGCGCGGCGCTGCTCACGGCGGCCAACATCTTCGTGTTCCTGGCCTATGGCACCACCAGCGTGGTGGCCCGCCAGATCGGCGCCGGACGACCGCTCGCGGCCCTGTCAGCAGGACTCGACGGGGTGTGGCTCGCGACCGTCATCGGTGCCGGAGCCGCCCTGGTGCTCGCGGTCTTCGCCCGTCCCATCTGCTCCGCCTTCGGCGCGAGCCCCGAAGTTCTCGACCAGGCGACGATCTATGTCCGCGTGTCCGCGCTTGGACTCCCCGCCATGCTCGTCGTCCTTGCAGCCACTGGGGTCCTGCGCGGGTTCCAAGACACCCGGACGCCTCTCGTCGCCGCCGTCGCGGGTTTCGGCGTCAATGTGGTGCTCAACTATCTCCTGGTCTACCCCGCGGGAATGGGCATCGCCGGCGCCGCATGGGGCACCGTCATCGCTCAGACCGGGATGGCGACCGGCCTGCTCATCATCGTCGTACGCCGCGCTCGCCGCGAAGGCGCCAGCCTGCGACCGCACCCCGGCCGCGTCCTGCACGCCGCATGGGGCGGCCTGCCGCTCCTCGTGCGAACACTCGCGCTCCGCGCAGCCTTCCTCCTGACCACGTGGGTCGCAGCCGGCTTCGGCGATGCCCCCCTGGCCGCCCACCAGGTTGCGCTGACGATCTTCGGATTCCTCGCCTTTGCGCTCGATGCACTCGCCATCGCCGGGCAAGCTCTCACCGGAAAGTCGCTGGGCGCCGGTGACGTCGCTGGGACCAAAGAAGCCACCCGCATCATGCTCTGGTGGGGTTGGTGGGCCGGAGTCGTCCTGGGTGGCATCATCCTCGCGCTGCACCAGGTCCTGCCGCGCCTGTTCAGCCCAGACGAGGCCGTACGCGATGCGCTCGCCGCGGCCCTCGTGGTGGTCGCTCTCGGCCAGCCGATAGCCGGGCTCGTGTTTGTTCTCGACGGCGTACTCATCGGCGCCGGCGACGGATTCGCGCTCGCTGTCGTGCAAGTTGCCGTGCTGGTCGCCTACCTGCCCGTGCTACTGCTGGTGCGCGCGCACACGGCCGACGGTGGTATCGGCTCCCTCCAGCTCCTCTGGTGGTCGTTCACCGCCTTCATGGCATTCCGCCTGATCGCACTGTGGCTGCGGGCCCGCACAGACCGTTGGCTCGTCGTCGGCGCCTGA
- a CDS encoding peptidoglycan-binding protein, whose product MPTAAPRHVRTHPSRSSTLRHAVAWRRGTVVTAGVAVVVPGAVGAWGSPTAIAAPTTAPTITPKAAPSAPKAPTQMPVLRYGAKGSDVRVLQQRLGAVSVDGSFGPATLAAVKSFQGSKSLSVDGIVGPKTWKALGAAPGKTTPKAEPSSPSGTCSVQVVRYGSTGSAVKELQSRLSISTDGNFGPGTLTALKKFQSSKALSADGVAGPNTWKALGGYPCGTSSTPSTPNKPSTPTPDAPSKPSSSATGQRVLDIAKKYIGIDYAYGEESPEAGFDCSGLTQFVYRQVGVELPRTSAAQSQFGAGVDLNSLQVGDLVFFHSPIRHVAIYAGDGLILDASQPGTSISIHKMWVPPVKAIRVV is encoded by the coding sequence ATGCCGACGGCTGCTCCACGGCACGTGCGTACGCACCCCTCACGATCGTCGACCCTTCGTCATGCCGTGGCTTGGCGTCGCGGAACCGTTGTCACCGCCGGCGTCGCGGTCGTCGTGCCCGGTGCGGTCGGCGCCTGGGGATCGCCGACGGCAATCGCTGCGCCCACTACGGCGCCCACGATCACCCCCAAGGCAGCCCCGAGCGCGCCAAAGGCACCCACCCAGATGCCTGTGCTGCGTTATGGCGCAAAGGGTTCGGATGTTCGGGTCTTGCAGCAGCGCCTGGGCGCGGTGAGCGTTGACGGCAGTTTCGGCCCAGCCACGTTGGCCGCAGTGAAATCCTTCCAAGGGAGCAAGAGCCTCTCGGTCGACGGCATCGTGGGGCCCAAAACCTGGAAAGCTCTGGGCGCCGCACCCGGCAAAACAACCCCGAAAGCGGAGCCATCGTCGCCTTCAGGCACCTGCTCCGTTCAGGTCGTGCGCTATGGCTCCACTGGCAGCGCCGTCAAAGAGCTGCAGTCGCGTCTATCCATCAGCACCGATGGCAACTTCGGCCCGGGCACCTTGACGGCGCTGAAGAAGTTCCAGTCATCGAAGGCGTTGTCCGCCGATGGCGTGGCTGGCCCCAACACCTGGAAGGCGCTCGGCGGCTACCCGTGCGGTACGTCCTCCACCCCGAGCACGCCAAATAAACCCAGCACCCCGACGCCAGACGCACCGTCCAAGCCGAGTTCGTCGGCGACCGGACAGCGCGTGCTGGACATTGCCAAGAAATACATCGGCATCGACTACGCCTATGGCGAAGAGTCCCCAGAAGCGGGATTCGACTGCTCCGGCCTGACGCAGTTCGTCTACCGCCAGGTTGGCGTCGAGTTGCCGCGTACCTCCGCGGCGCAGTCACAGTTCGGCGCTGGGGTCGATCTCAACAGCCTCCAGGTCGGCGACCTGGTGTTCTTCCACTCGCCGATCCGCCACGTCGCGATCTATGCCGGCGACGGCTTGATCCTCGACGCATCCCAACCCGGAACCTCGATCTCGATCCACAAGATGTGGGTCCCGCCCGTGAAGGCCATCCGGGTGGTGTAG
- a CDS encoding peptidoglycan-binding protein translates to MSRPAPRHLKQQPSLVARAVPVVTSRRGTALATGAALSVPTTVGGIALAGAADAFVPQAASAPAAAQTYVKTAAASKVTVLKYGAKGSLVKTLQSRLKISQDGSFGPATLTKVKGYQKSKGLSVDGVVGPNTWKALGGFPGTTTGAKPGNASAPNECSVNVLRYGAKGSLVTTMQKRIKATADGSFGPATLSAVKKYQKAKGLSADGIVGPRTWSALGGFPCGSGGGGGAGGDTGTPPSSSGAQYKLPFPAGASHKITQGPMGSFSHKDKYSKYAVDFGMSTGSSVVASRSGSVYKASWDAYGGGNSVMVKDSSGYCMQYNHLSKISVGQGQNVTQGQRVGSAGSTGNSTGPHLHWGLVTCSGYVSVEVPNSVERGTSYPSGVMATSQNG, encoded by the coding sequence ATGAGCCGCCCGGCACCTCGCCATCTGAAACAGCAACCAAGTTTGGTCGCTCGCGCCGTCCCCGTGGTGACCAGCCGCCGTGGCACCGCGCTCGCGACCGGTGCGGCGCTGTCCGTCCCGACGACTGTGGGCGGGATTGCCTTGGCGGGTGCAGCGGACGCGTTCGTTCCGCAGGCGGCCTCGGCACCGGCAGCTGCGCAGACATACGTCAAGACGGCGGCAGCCAGCAAGGTCACCGTGCTGAAGTACGGCGCTAAGGGTTCGCTCGTCAAGACCTTGCAGAGCCGCCTCAAGATCTCCCAGGACGGCAGTTTTGGTCCGGCAACCCTGACCAAGGTGAAGGGCTACCAGAAGTCCAAGGGTCTTAGCGTGGACGGCGTGGTCGGCCCGAACACCTGGAAGGCGCTCGGCGGCTTCCCTGGCACGACCACAGGGGCCAAGCCCGGCAATGCCTCCGCGCCCAATGAGTGCTCAGTGAACGTCCTGCGCTATGGCGCCAAGGGCTCCTTGGTCACGACCATGCAGAAGCGGATCAAGGCGACGGCTGACGGTAGCTTCGGGCCCGCGACGTTGTCGGCGGTGAAGAAATACCAGAAGGCCAAGGGCCTCAGCGCGGACGGCATCGTCGGGCCCCGTACTTGGTCTGCCTTGGGCGGCTTCCCGTGCGGCAGCGGCGGTGGTGGTGGCGCTGGCGGCGACACGGGCACACCGCCCAGCAGTTCTGGCGCCCAATACAAGTTGCCGTTCCCGGCGGGAGCCTCCCACAAGATCACCCAGGGCCCGATGGGATCGTTCAGCCACAAGGACAAGTACAGCAAGTACGCCGTGGACTTTGGCATGAGCACGGGGTCCAGCGTGGTCGCTTCGCGCAGCGGCTCGGTCTACAAGGCCAGTTGGGATGCCTACGGTGGCGGTAACTCGGTCATGGTCAAAGACTCCTCGGGCTACTGCATGCAGTACAACCACCTGAGCAAGATCAGTGTGGGTCAGGGGCAGAACGTCACGCAGGGTCAGCGCGTCGGCTCAGCCGGATCGACGGGTAATTCCACCGGCCCGCACCTGCACTGGGGCTTGGTGACCTGCAGCGGTTAT